From Anopheles darlingi chromosome 2, idAnoDarlMG_H_01, whole genome shotgun sequence, the proteins below share one genomic window:
- the LOC125950325 gene encoding serine-rich adhesin for platelets-like isoform X3 yields the protein MAELTDGTIVWVKLSNCWWPGEVMGDERLSEDFLSSLRKKPLAVVKFFDEDAYEYVKNPNFIFKYNCPRKNEFLRKGMEQYRAKNKHMEKFPADVMHAERMTGGDPNIVNSTDFLSPKKERYSGLFQDTGKSVKGKLSNALSSSFGQIPVVVGRKTIHEVRFLTQPSSSNGTARPSDVNNRMESASTLAPTVSPAATSAAIAGSQLYHCHKCGFSSSRQNVIVIHMKNCRAVGGAASSNFTPPRRPLQTTDSMLETSRRSVSLTLETPKPAATPVAIDTEGDEKQKEQPLEKSFDEETTPANSRIRAGRTQKVVSVSVKKMTVDRRRGRRGHQAKKLVNTDSDDEKDDIPMEASVEPGQTETQANSSGRNRQPSTVDQANAEKGKTDAKLKSELLADWSEDEQDEDTDEADRSSGKKVSKKETIVTTDVQEGETRSDSEPNQKNQFPSDEEGATAKVSDKETVSVEMSPSNASHTGTASSTTTALPLASPSGTTIKYRNIPKKQKREYIEVTNDDPTVQEKTKMVSREASSASLSTKITFTEALIGNGVTSSAPVGERPISAKQLILNRATRGSSKSLSGDETALAAVTAASKASAKLAVGDGKLTIDHKEDKVDAKSQCKQDNQHKSKDKVEHGKDESSCFDFKDDDEGESQEATQSTESPSVSLTETGNKEKSVAAMQRKSVVRNERGHFGNDDATHGEEQQQKQDSKTDDGDRDAKLSKEIDFLLDETDVPKLPDDLDRAVSEKIDCNRALPPKERGKRIFKTRHSNATTGSDLKEEELSQSESSLPLEEHLHEGEFNTTDSKSKAIIDASNKMASKLIAADRKSESSGTTNVIETKRKKVVDDEHEGEHFQNASITSSKQVAEREIDTTAKVKKGAKDAPTIVATTEQQQQQQLGGLSVKGRRGKQKKPTPITIPITPLNEAHDDADNSKTDGKEVNLDENDPESINSHREGEGTADTKTIRKSSENRCPDSSSISEHPRRRSKQKLHLHDEVVTPPVDALEPIRRSSKRSRKDIAPTDDSKPVLDVHDHIETPLEPSKVGKTNDENVDGLATADGTVPMETETNTQIDSKLNEEETSDIQSTKTLFLSSKAAVAEDNETGNKKVEKSLKDTGRFLKRKNDDTTQIVSSERIKSNDKEEPLQDDTLVNASGTSDVTSPVLQEKKMKTHNPSTVSNSDENAPVMVVDSSTPAMVMASKRTPTDLQIAEALIHLPEAGAVSPKKQDPYDGQVPENQKMTTPKDDDSEASASSAATVSPVSNCLSSSPSMVIKGAAQSSSASSSSSKSINPRKRHLQTMLLVSTADASGKEEHIPSSGETTSSTVTNITARYLTTEQQQKPPSSSSIPEKKKRESVETIATTMKEDDGSEEKFDISSMPIVMSDSDGLLVNEAVPKEMNVNGGSGAANVKQQETMGSSSRKTTPMVASAKGGGSKVQEQIVITSKGTVLTTTSPVVAMTSKMSSATKASSVTVTSAITLGTPGSRMSSSISVTTSSSSSSSSSSSSYILPRRVQQEQPESSLDGNGSASSASSTNASTAMVLATPSSSSSPSPAAPKKIITKKLLNDTGSTTLSTSSNSSNSSNDNTNSTVASTVVVVDRRYSGDSVTSSSSIGIAKSQQQQQHSVAGNSSNSRMSSEHSGGKKRHRVIQLTPEKLEKFNRLGYIADKGNGKVLTVEGMRKIKQQKQLSQQQKQKLHQSSSVVKTTVAAVMATTSSSQLVRQAGEDVSEGKRKVKHSLPSTHTVMTSRSSNSNAGSKAAVASSSNSSTGSSSNNISSRSSSEIATSGNVVVAAAADSSVQELQSTAPIGGGDPSSQQIVVADDDRNAVIVIESKADADNASSEPTDTPDQIAEAGTLQSFPPDTDSMMEGGGSPTSSTTSGVVGSEMILSVQPELMASPAALVEASSSSSNTAGGCAVATATAAAAATGAEQETHEYMAVPAESFGGPPSLFYLCSMREERLVPVDNQLLYLDASNQLVALTAGHQHDASGAVVTGGHTAEDIINQAEVIIPAGTTNATLASAGIVEVAGTAVEVAEDDEGGAMSGEGGSGMVVETGSADGGQQQSFLINTQDGQQIILDQQSLMALAASGDTPHLVTADGQQILLQGSLFTSSVSVDDPEYV from the exons ATGGCCGAGTTAACAGACGGCACAATCGTTTGGGTCAAGTTGAGCAACTGCTGGTGGCCTGGCGAGGTGATGGGCGATGAACGGTTGTCGGAAGATTTCCTTTCCTCACTCCGAAAGAAACCGCTGGCCGTCGTGAAGTTCTTCGATGAGGATGCCTA TGAATACGTAAAAAATCCCAATTTCATCTTCAAGTACAACTGTCCCCGAAAGAATGAGTTCCTCCGAAAGGGCATGG AGCAATACCGTGCCAAGAATAAACACATGGAAAAGTTCCCGGCAGACGTGATGCACGCCGAACGAATGACAGGTGGCGATCCTAACATTGTGAACTCGACCGATTTTCTCAGTCCTAAAAAAGAGCGCTATTCGGGTTTGTTCCAGGACACCGGCAAGTCCGTGAAGG GAAAACTATCCAACGCGCTATCATCAAGCTTCGGGCAGATACCGGTCGTGGTTGGTCGTAAGACAATACATGAGGTACGGTTTCTCACGCAACCATCATCGTCCAACGGGACGGCTCGCCCATCTGATGTCAACAACCGGATGGAGAGCGCATCTACCTTAGCACCTACTGTGTCACCCGCTgcgacatcagcagcaattGCAGGGTCGCAGTTATATCACTGTCACAAGTGCGGTTTCAGCAGCAGTCGACAGAATGTGATTGTTATCCACATGAAAAACTGCCGCGCTGTTGGAGGTGCCGCTAGCTCTAATTTTACTCCCCCAAGACGTCCTCTCCAAACCACTGATTCGATGTTGGAAACCAGTCGTCGCAGTGTATCCCTAACTTTGGAAACTCCCAAGCCAGCTGCTACTCCTGTAGCTATTGATACCGAAGGcgatgaaaagcaaaaggagCAGCCACTTGAGAAATCATTCGATGAAGAAACGACACCCGCTAATAGTCGAATAAGAGCTGGTAGGACCCAAAAGGTGGTAAGCGTTTCGGTAAAGAAAATGACCGTCGATCGCCGCAGAGGAAGACGTGGTCATCAAGCAAAGAAGCTAGTGAATACtgacagcgacgacgaaaaggatGACATTCCGATGGAAGCATCAGTTGAACCGGGTCAAACGGAAACCCAAGCGAACTCGAGCGGCCGAAACCGACAGCCATCGACGGTAGACCAGGCTAatgcagaaaaaggaaaaacagatgCAAAACTGAAGAGTGAGCTGTTGGCCGATTGGAGCGAGGATGAACAGGACGAAGATACCGACGAAGCAGATAGAAGCTCGGGGAAAAAAGTATCCAAGAAAGAAACAATTGTGACCACTGATGTACAAGAAGGAGAAACACGATCCGATTCAGAACCGAATCAGAAAAATCAGTTTCCCAGTGATGAAGAAGGTGCCACGGCAAAGGTTTCCGACAAAGAAACGGTGTCCGTCGAAATGTCGCCTTCAAATGCATCGCATACCGGGACAGCGTCTTCGACAACAACGGCACTTCCTTTGGCCTCTCCCTCGGGTACAACAATCAAGTACCGaaatattcccaaaaaacagaaacgcgAGTACATCGAAGTGACCAACGATGATCCGACAGTGCAGGAGAAAACGAAGATGGTTTCCCGCGAGGCCAGCAGTGCCTCGCTGTCGACGAAAATCACCTTCACCGAAGCTCTGATTGGTAATGGAGTGACGTCGTCTGCACCCGTCGGAGAGCGTCCCATAAGTGCCAAGCAACTTATCCTTAATCGGGCGACTCGTGGATCTAGTAAATCGCTCAGTGGCGACGAAACAGCATTAGCGGCAGTGACGGCAGCGTCAAAAGCATCAGCAAAGTTGGCTGTGGGAGATGGTAAACTGACGATTGATCACAAAGAGGACAAGGTTGATGCGAAGAGTCAATGCAAACAGGATAACCAACATAAGTCGAAGGATAAGGTGGAGCATGGCAAAGATGAGAGCTCTTGTTTCGATTTTAAAGATGATGACGAAGGGGAAAGCCAAGAAGCTACACAATCCACCGAATCACCATCGGTATCGCTGACGGAAACTGGAAACAAGGAAAAATCAGTTGCAGCGATGCAAAGAAAGTCGGTTGTGCGAAATGAACGCGGCCACTTTGGCAACGATGATGCAACACATggtgaagagcagcagcagaagcaggactCCAagaccgatgatggtgatcgtgatgcCAAGCTCAGTAAAGAGATCGACTTCTTACTAGACGAAACCGATGTACCGAAGTTGCCGGATGATTTGGATCGTGCGGTCTCTGAAAAGATCGATTGCAATCGTGCTCTGCCCCCGAAAGAGCGTGGCAAACGAATCTTTAAGACGCGACACTCAAATGCTACAACTGGTAGCGATTTAAAGGAGGAAGAATTGTCCCAATCGGAAAGCAGCTTACCGTTGGAAGAGCATCTGCATGAAGGTGAATTCAATACGACCGACAGCAAATCAAAAGCGATAATCGATGCTAGCAATAAAATGGCAAGCAAACTCATCGCAGCAGATCGAAAGTCGGAAAGTTCAGGCACCACGAATGTCATTGAAACAAAGCGGAAGAAAGTAGTGGATGATGAGCATGAAGGGGAACATTTTCAAAATGCTTCCATCACTTCTTCCAAGCAGGTGGCAGAGCGGGAAATAGACACGACAGCGAAGGTTAAGAAAGGTGCTAAGGATGCACCAACTATCGTAGCGACAaccgaacaacagcagcaacagcagctgggtGGTCTCTCAGTCAAAGGACGCagaggaaagcaaaagaaaccaACACCTATCACTATTCCAATAACGCCACTTAATGAAgctcatgatgatgcagataATAGCAAAACAGATGGGAAGGAGGTAAACTTAGATGAGAATGATCCGGAATCGATAAACAGTCATCGAGAAGGTGAAGGGACGGCAGACACGAAAACGATCCGGAAATCAAGCGAAAATCGTTGCCCAGACAGTAGCAGTATCAGTGAGCATCCGCGACGTCGTAGTAAACAGAAACTCCATCTACACGACGAAGTGGTCACTCCTCCTGTCGACGCACTGGAACCAATCCGACGATCATCCAAGCGAAGTCGTAAGGACATAGCGCCTACGGATGATTCAAAACCGGTTCTCGATGTGCACGACCACATCGAAACGCCTTTGGAACCTTCTAAAGttggcaaaacaaacgatgaaaACGTTGATGGTTTAGCAACAGCTGACGGTACCGTTCCAATGGAAACAGAAACCAATACGCAAATCGACAGTAAGCTCAACGAAGAGGAGACTTCTGACATACAAAGTACCAAGACGCTTTTCTTATCCAGTAAAGCCGCCGTTGCCGAAGATAATGAAACGGGCAacaaaaaagttgaaaaatcaTTGAAAGATACTGGTCGATTTCTTAAACGAAAAAATGACGACACTACGCAGATCGTATCGTCCGAACGCATTAAATCCAACGATAAAGAAGAACCGCTACAGGATGATACGCTGGTGAATGCTAGCGGTACATCAGACGTTACGAGTCCTGTATTgcaggagaaaaaaatgaaaacacataATCCTTCAACGGTGTCGAACAGTGATGAAAATGCACCGGTAATGGTAGTTGACTCTAGCACCCCGGCTATGGTGATGGCTTCGAAACGAACACCAACTGATTTGCAAATAGCCGAAGCATTAATCCATTTGCCGGAAGCGGGCGCTGTCTCACCGAAGAAACAAGATCCGTACGATGGCCAAGTTCCGGAAAACCAGAAGATGACTACTCCAAAAGACGACGATAGTGAAGCAAGTGCGTCTTCGGCAGCAACCGTATCACCTGTCTCCAACTGCCTCTCATCCTCGCCGTCAATGGTAATAAAGGGCGCAGCACAAAGTAGCAGTGCCAGCAGTTCTTCGTCGAAGAGCATCAATCCACGCAAACGACACCTACAGACGATGCTGCTCGTCAGCACAGCGGATGCATCCGGGAAGGAGGAACACATTCCTTCCTCTGGCGAAACAACGTCTTCGACGGTCACTAACATCACGGCGCGGTATTTGACGactgagcagcaacagaaaccacCGTCCAGTTCATCCATtccagagaagaagaagcgcgaaTCGGTGGAAACCATAGCAACAACCATGAAAGAGGATGATGGAAGTGAAGAGAAGTTCGACATTAGCAGCATGCCTATCGTTATGAGTGACAGTGATGGCTTGCTAGTGAACGAGGCTGTACCGAAAGAAATGAACGTGAATGGAGGCAGTGGTGCGGCGAATGTGAAGCAACAGGAGACGATGGGATCGAGCAGCCGTAAAACGACACCGATGGTTGCGTCAGCGAAAGGTGGTGGTTCGAAGGTACAGGAGCAAATTGTGATAACGAGTAAGGGCACTGTGCTGACCACAACATCACCGGTAGTTGCCATGACGTCGAAGATGTCATCTGCAACCAAAGCATCTAGCGTCACCGTGACCAGTGCGATCACGCTCGGTACACCCGGTAGTCGTATGAGCTCCTCGATCTCAGTGACTacctcctcatcttcctcctcttcctcttcgtcttcgtcataCATCTTACCACGTCGTGTTCAGCAGGAACAACCAGAATCATCGTTGGATGGGAATGGATCGGCATCATCCGCCAGCAGCACTAATGCATCTACTGCAATGGTCTTAGctacaccatcatcgtcatcatcaccgtcgccagcagcaccaaagaAAATCATTACAAAGAAGCTGCTGAATGATACCGGTTCAACCACGCTATCcaccagcagtaacagcagcaatagcagcaatgACAACACCAACTCAACAGTCGCATCCACGGTGGTAGTTGTCGACCGCCGTTATTCGGGCGATTCCGTTACGTCCTCCTCATCGATCGGCATTGCCaaatcacagcaacagcagcagcactccgtTGCTGGTAATAGTAGTAACAGCCGTATGTCGAGCGAACACTCCGGTGGGAAGAAGCGGCATCGAGTCATTCAGCTGACACCAGAGAAGCTGGAGAAGTTCAATCGCCTTGGGTATATTGCGGACAAGGGCAACGGCAAAGTATTGACTGTGGAGGGTATGCGGAAGAtcaagcagcaaaaacagctctcgcagcaacaaaaacaaaagctgcATCAATCATCCTCGGTAGTCAAAacgacggtagcagcagtTATGGCTACGACCTCCAGCTCTCAGTTGGTGAGACAAGCTGGCGAAGATGTATctgaagggaaaaggaaagtgaaacactctcttccttccacacacaccgttATGACCAGTCGAAGTAGCAACAGTAACGCTGGCTCGAAGGCTGCAGTGGCTtcgagtagcaacagcagcaccggcagcagtagcaacaacattaGTTCTCGGTCCTCGTCAGAGATTGCCACATCCGGAAACGTTGTGGTGGCAGCGGCTGCCGATTCTTCCGTGCAGGAGCTACAGTCCACCGCCCCGATCGGTGGCGGGGAtcccagcagccagcagatcgttgttgctgatgacgatCGTAATGCGGTTATCGTTATCGAGTCCAAGGCAGACGCCGATAATGCCTCTTCAGAACCTACCGATACACCGGACCAAATTGCTGAAGCAGGAACACTGCAGTCGTTCCCGCCCGATACCGACAGCATGATGGAAGGCGGTGGTTCTCCAACGAGCAGTACGACCAGTGGTGTCGTTGGTTCCGAAATGATACTGAGCGTCCAACCGGAACTGATGGCCTCACCGGCGGCACTCGTCGAagccagtagtagtagcagtaacaCGGCGGGTGGGTGCGCTGTTGCtaccgccactgctgctgcggcagcaaCTGGCGCTGAACAGGAAACGCACGAGTATATGGCGGTACCGGCGGAAAGCTTCGGTGGACCACCGAGTCTGTTCTATCTGTGCTCAATGCGCGAAGAACGATTGGTGCCAGTCGACAACCAGCTACTGTACCTGGACGCTTCCAATCAACTCGTAGCGCTAACCGCTGGCCATCAACACGATGCCTCCGGCGCGGTAGTGACGGGGGGGCATACGGCCGAGGATATTATCAATCAAGCTGAGGTGATCATACCGGCCGGTACTACCAATGCTACACTCGCTTCCGCCGGTATCGTTGAGGTAGCCGGTACCGCGGTAGAGGTAgcggaagatgatgaaggaGGAGCAATGAGTGGCGAGGGTGGTAGTGGCATGGTCGTCGAAACTGGCTCGGCGGACGGTGGCCAACAGCAGAGTTTTTTGATCAACACACAAGACGGACAGCAAATCATTCTGGATCAGCAGAGCCTAATGGCGCTGGCGGCTAGTGGAGATACACCACACCTTGTAACGGCCGATGGCCAGCAGATACTTCTTCAAG GTAGCCTATTCACCAGTTCCGTATCGGTCGATGATCCCGAGTATGTTTGA